From [Clostridium] symbiosum, a single genomic window includes:
- a CDS encoding FGGY-family carbohydrate kinase, translating to MRTILVVDIGTSSVRTVLTGEDLEIRSMVQRKRTAGICMDAEVEWEFIRSMIKQLSEENREMLEVNPISAVAVSALVGWVGVDCNGGALTPCYTYMHRERRMFEEMAPRIDVNEAFQICGRAPAPEWLAYKLRRLKREQPALYGMIASVISLKDFINMKLCGQTALDHTSAGYTFLYDIRKGGWSEKLLENFQADMDKLPGLRRPWERLGTLKRELAEQFAFSGEIPVVTGSCDGSTAVLGAGGVREKTAVSVMGTTDVFFLVAKQWSCKESRGLIVNPHVIPGYWLIGGPMGMYGGTVDWYMNQIIGERLSLDEMTLLAEQLEPGCSGLTVLPNLAGERAPYWHPESVGTLVGLTREHRAEHIFRGIMEANGYDCREILERAEEMGAECTEIAAIGGGALNSLWLTIKSEITGIPVRKSEVTEATVAGSAMLALYMLDGKLPEGRPHKKEWFEGNGKQREQYRTEYLKFRERRELVEKLYSI from the coding sequence ATGAGGACGATACTGGTTGTAGATATCGGAACAAGCTCGGTGAGGACGGTACTGACGGGGGAGGATCTGGAAATCCGGTCCATGGTGCAGCGGAAGCGCACCGCCGGAATCTGTATGGATGCCGAGGTAGAATGGGAGTTCATCCGCAGCATGATAAAACAGCTTTCAGAAGAAAACAGGGAGATGCTGGAAGTGAATCCGATATCTGCCGTTGCCGTATCCGCCCTGGTAGGCTGGGTTGGGGTGGATTGCAACGGAGGGGCGCTGACACCCTGCTATACATACATGCACCGGGAGCGGAGAATGTTCGAGGAAATGGCGCCACGGATTGATGTAAATGAAGCATTCCAGATCTGCGGCAGAGCGCCTGCGCCGGAATGGCTGGCCTATAAGCTGCGCCGCCTGAAGCGGGAGCAGCCTGCGCTCTATGGAATGATAGCATCGGTAATTTCACTTAAGGATTTTATTAATATGAAGCTTTGCGGGCAGACGGCTCTTGATCATACGTCGGCCGGCTATACGTTTCTGTACGATATCAGGAAAGGCGGCTGGAGCGAAAAGCTTCTGGAAAACTTCCAGGCCGATATGGATAAACTTCCGGGACTGAGAAGACCGTGGGAGCGGCTGGGAACATTGAAACGGGAGCTGGCGGAGCAGTTTGCATTTTCCGGTGAAATTCCCGTAGTCACGGGGAGCTGTGACGGCTCCACGGCGGTTCTGGGAGCCGGGGGAGTGCGGGAGAAAACCGCGGTGAGTGTGATGGGCACGACAGACGTATTTTTTCTGGTGGCAAAACAGTGGAGTTGCAAGGAGAGCAGGGGACTGATAGTCAATCCCCACGTAATTCCAGGATACTGGCTGATTGGCGGTCCTATGGGAATGTATGGAGGCACAGTTGACTGGTACATGAACCAGATTATCGGGGAGCGGTTGAGCCTGGATGAGATGACGCTGCTGGCGGAGCAGCTGGAGCCGGGATGCTCCGGACTGACCGTGCTGCCGAACCTGGCCGGCGAGCGGGCGCCTTATTGGCATCCGGAGAGTGTCGGAACCCTTGTGGGACTTACCAGGGAACACCGGGCAGAACATATTTTCCGTGGAATTATGGAGGCAAATGGATATGACTGCCGGGAAATTCTGGAGCGGGCGGAAGAGATGGGGGCGGAATGCACGGAGATAGCCGCCATCGGCGGAGGCGCGTTGAATTCCCTGTGGCTCACAATAAAGTCGGAAATCACAGGAATACCCGTACGGAAATCGGAGGTGACGGAAGCAACGGTTGCGGGGAGCGCAATGCTGGCGCTGTATATGCTGGACGGAAAGCTGCCCGAAGGAAGGCCGCACAAAAAGGAGTGGTTTGAGGGAAACGGGAAGCAGAGGGAACAATACCGGACGGAGTATTTAAAGTTTAGGGAAAGACGGGAATTGGTGGAAAAATTATATAGTATATAG
- a CDS encoding DUF6198 family protein, with protein MNTNQKHAWCFRILIYAIGMVVLAAGITLNTKTGLGVSPIISIPFTISYIWNLNFGMMTFAVYSVFVGLQFLLKGSARTWLDLLQIPVSFLFSMLLNLFSDILNITYSTLWQNLILLLAAIIITALGVVMTVNMKLVPNPGDGMAQATGYALHRGVGFGKNVLDGACVILSSLLGYLAAGEIAAIGVGTLLAMVGVGRFIALFNHFLKKPMEKMAGL; from the coding sequence ATGAACACAAATCAGAAACATGCGTGGTGTTTCCGTATCCTTATCTACGCCATAGGAATGGTGGTATTGGCCGCCGGCATCACGCTGAATACCAAAACCGGTCTGGGAGTATCCCCAATTATCTCCATCCCATTTACCATTTCCTACATATGGAACCTGAATTTCGGAATGATGACCTTTGCGGTTTACTCCGTTTTTGTGGGTCTTCAATTTTTACTTAAGGGCAGCGCCAGAACATGGCTGGATTTACTGCAGATTCCGGTCAGTTTCCTGTTCAGCATGCTTCTGAATCTGTTCAGTGATATCCTGAACATCACTTACTCCACCCTGTGGCAGAATCTCATTCTGCTTCTGGCGGCCATTATCATCACCGCCCTGGGTGTTGTTATGACTGTCAACATGAAGCTGGTTCCCAACCCGGGCGACGGAATGGCCCAGGCAACCGGCTATGCCCTGCACCGCGGTGTCGGTTTCGGCAAGAACGTGCTCGACGGAGCCTGTGTCATTCTGTCCTCCCTCCTCGGCTATCTGGCCGCCGGAGAGATTGCGGCAATCGGGGTCGGTACCCTGCTGGCCATGGTCGGGGTGGGGCGGTTTATCGCGTTGTTTAATCATTTCTTGAAAAAGCCGATGGAGAAGATGGCGGGATTATAA
- a CDS encoding CoA transferase: protein MKGALDGIRVIDLSRVIAGPHCSMILGDFGADVIKIEKKGEGDMARGYAPYFNGESTYFMTHNRNKRSITLDFRKPEAHGILIGLLEGADVLVENFRAGTLEKMGLDPEELLKINPRLIITRLSGFGQDGPYKNRVCFDAVGQSISGLMDITGEPDGKPTMVGTYICDFTSGLYGAIGTLAALQARQRTGRGQVVDVSLLDAASSLTHSAVINYFELGEVMKRNGNQDRASYPANFYGTKDGRMAFIHAGQDGAFAGLCKMIGREEVLEDPEYRLLAGRCRHIRECDEMVKEWAKTKEMDEILRCCESYGIPAARVNTIEEMVQDEQLHYRKVIRQVEHPDYGTITMNGPVVKMSETQPDIYRVPPALGQHNREVYRELLGLTEEEIERLEEEGVI, encoded by the coding sequence ATGAAAGGTGCATTGGACGGCATACGCGTGATTGACCTGTCTAGAGTGATTGCAGGACCTCATTGTTCCATGATCCTGGGTGACTTTGGCGCGGATGTCATCAAGATAGAGAAAAAAGGCGAGGGGGATATGGCCAGGGGCTATGCACCATATTTTAACGGTGAGAGCACGTATTTTATGACCCACAACAGAAATAAACGGAGCATCACCCTGGATTTCAGGAAACCGGAGGCTCATGGAATTCTCATCGGACTTCTGGAAGGGGCCGACGTGCTGGTGGAAAACTTCCGCGCAGGAACGCTGGAAAAGATGGGACTGGATCCGGAGGAACTGCTGAAAATAAATCCCCGGCTGATTATTACAAGGCTATCCGGATTCGGCCAGGACGGCCCATATAAAAACCGTGTCTGCTTTGATGCCGTGGGCCAGTCGATCAGCGGCCTGATGGATATCACAGGGGAACCGGATGGAAAACCGACGATGGTAGGGACTTATATCTGCGATTTTACCTCCGGGCTGTATGGGGCGATCGGGACTCTGGCCGCCCTTCAGGCAAGGCAGCGGACCGGGAGAGGGCAGGTGGTGGATGTATCCCTGCTTGATGCGGCCAGTTCGCTGACGCATTCCGCGGTAATCAACTACTTTGAACTGGGGGAAGTGATGAAACGTAACGGAAACCAGGACCGAGCCTCCTATCCCGCCAATTTTTACGGGACAAAGGACGGCAGGATGGCATTTATTCATGCGGGTCAGGATGGGGCCTTTGCCGGATTGTGCAAGATGATTGGCAGGGAAGAAGTCCTTGAGGATCCGGAATACCGCCTGCTTGCAGGGCGGTGCCGCCACATCAGGGAGTGCGATGAGATGGTAAAGGAATGGGCGAAGACAAAGGAAATGGATGAGATCCTCCGGTGCTGCGAATCGTATGGGATACCGGCGGCGAGGGTGAATACAATCGAGGAGATGGTCCAGGACGAGCAGCTCCATTACAGGAAAGTAATACGCCAGGTGGAACATCCCGATTATGGTACGATCACGATGAACGGGCCTGTGGTAAAAATGTCTGAGACACAGCCGGATATATACCGGGTGCCCCCGGCGCTGGGGCAGCATAACCGCGAGGTTTACCGGGAACTGCTGGGACTTACGGAGGAAGAGATTGAAAGGCTTGAGGAGGAAGGGGTTATTTAG
- a CDS encoding GntR family transcriptional regulator — METTSKKKGPLYYTVKEAIKEQIRKGELKKGEVIPTEKMLCEEYQASRVTIRRAIEELIEEDVLERGFGKTATVKFDKVPRKVNNLTSLQEEMEKIGVKCTSFILNSEIMEAPLEVAEEMKLPEGEKVMKIERLRYANEKPLCYQVLYLSERLCGALEPARLVSQSLYRILEQEMGIRIKRADQVIQAVMSTYRITALLELPAQTSMLFVKRIAYTEAEECLEYSESFYVGDRYNLTMSLFREI, encoded by the coding sequence ATGGAGACGACCAGTAAGAAAAAAGGGCCTTTATATTATACTGTGAAGGAAGCGATAAAAGAGCAGATCCGTAAGGGGGAGCTGAAAAAAGGGGAAGTGATCCCGACTGAAAAAATGCTCTGTGAAGAATATCAGGCAAGCCGGGTTACCATCCGCAGGGCGATAGAAGAGCTGATAGAGGAGGATGTCCTGGAGCGGGGGTTTGGCAAGACGGCGACGGTGAAATTTGATAAGGTGCCCAGAAAAGTGAATAATCTTACCAGCCTCCAGGAGGAGATGGAAAAGATCGGGGTAAAATGCACCTCCTTTATCCTGAATTCCGAGATAATGGAGGCCCCGCTGGAGGTGGCGGAGGAGATGAAGCTGCCGGAAGGCGAAAAAGTGATGAAGATTGAACGGCTCAGATATGCCAATGAAAAGCCGCTCTGCTATCAGGTGCTTTATCTATCGGAGCGCCTGTGCGGCGCGCTGGAACCGGCCAGGCTCGTTTCCCAGTCACTGTACAGAATTCTTGAGCAGGAGATGGGGATACGGATTAAGAGGGCGGATCAGGTCATCCAGGCCGTGATGTCGACATACCGCATTACCGCGCTTTTGGAGCTGCCGGCACAGACAAGCATGCTGTTTGTCAAAAGAATCGCCTATACGGAAGCCGAGGAATGCCTGGAGTATTCGGAGAGCTTTTATGTGGGTGACAGATATAATCTGACGATGTCGCTTTTCAGGGAGATATAA
- a CDS encoding tripartite tricarboxylate transporter permease → MEFFISALGEAVQPLNLLVMLAGTFVGIAAGAMPGLSSVMALTIMTPFTFSLGGNSGFLMLLGIFCGSIYGGSITAILINTPGTANSAATCLDGYPMANKLGQPGRALGISTMASTFGGLFSAAALFFTAPLLAKVALQFGSPEYFAIAVFGISIVTGISSKSIIKGLIGAVIGLALGTVGIDAITGTPRYTFGSAYLTGGISFVPLLIALYAFSQGLKNMQSGEDSVSVGKKVKLDHVLPNKRDIKRTFPTILGCSVIGTIIGAIPGTGGDIASWFGYTQAKRFCKHRSEFGKGAPEGIAAPESANNAVSGGALIPLLTLGIPGDAGTAVMLGALMMQGIIPGPLLFKEQTEKVYIIIIGLIFANIMMCLLGYGGLKLFAKISSIPSVILTPVVFIFCFVGTYALNNNINDIYFMMIAGIAGFILLKLDFAMPPVILGLILGTKIETNLAKSLAISDGSFAIFFTRPISCVLLVVAAISLLSPLLVPLIRRAAGKTGVDKAG, encoded by the coding sequence ATGGAGTTTTTTATTTCAGCGCTGGGGGAAGCGGTTCAGCCTCTGAACCTGCTTGTCATGCTGGCGGGAACCTTTGTCGGAATCGCGGCAGGAGCCATGCCGGGGCTTTCGTCGGTTATGGCTCTGACAATCATGACGCCTTTTACATTTTCCCTGGGAGGAAATTCGGGGTTTTTAATGCTGCTCGGTATCTTCTGCGGCAGTATTTATGGAGGTTCAATCACCGCAATCCTGATTAACACACCTGGAACTGCCAATTCCGCCGCCACTTGTCTGGACGGCTATCCGATGGCGAATAAGCTGGGGCAGCCGGGCAGAGCCCTTGGGATTTCCACAATGGCCTCTACCTTTGGAGGTCTGTTCAGCGCGGCGGCCCTGTTTTTTACGGCGCCCCTCCTCGCAAAAGTGGCGCTTCAGTTCGGTTCTCCCGAGTATTTTGCCATTGCGGTGTTTGGAATCAGTATCGTGACGGGAATCTCATCCAAATCGATTATTAAGGGGCTGATTGGAGCAGTAATCGGGCTGGCTCTGGGAACAGTGGGGATCGATGCCATCACGGGTACGCCGCGCTATACATTCGGCAGCGCTTATCTGACGGGCGGAATCAGTTTTGTACCTCTCCTGATTGCACTGTATGCCTTTTCCCAGGGACTTAAAAATATGCAGTCCGGGGAGGACAGCGTCTCGGTGGGAAAAAAGGTGAAGCTCGATCACGTCCTTCCAAATAAAAGAGATATTAAAAGGACATTTCCTACGATCCTCGGGTGCAGTGTGATCGGTACCATCATTGGGGCAATACCGGGAACGGGCGGTGATATTGCCTCCTGGTTCGGATATACACAGGCAAAACGTTTCTGCAAACACAGGTCAGAATTCGGTAAGGGGGCTCCTGAGGGGATAGCGGCGCCGGAATCCGCCAACAACGCAGTTTCGGGAGGCGCGCTGATTCCGCTCCTCACTCTGGGAATTCCGGGGGACGCAGGAACTGCGGTCATGCTGGGAGCGCTGATGATGCAGGGAATTATTCCCGGGCCGCTGCTTTTTAAAGAGCAGACGGAGAAGGTCTACATCATTATTATCGGCCTGATTTTTGCTAATATTATGATGTGCCTCCTGGGATATGGAGGCCTGAAGCTTTTTGCGAAAATATCCTCCATCCCATCGGTGATTCTAACTCCGGTTGTGTTTATTTTCTGCTTTGTCGGGACCTATGCGCTCAATAACAATATTAACGATATTTATTTTATGATGATTGCGGGGATAGCCGGATTTATCCTTCTGAAGCTGGACTTTGCCATGCCTCCGGTGATATTGGGGCTGATACTGGGAACCAAGATCGAGACAAATCTGGCTAAATCGCTGGCAATCTCGGACGGAAGTTTCGCAATCTTTTTTACCAGGCCGATTTCCTGCGTTCTTTTGGTTGTTGCAGCCATTTCTCTGCTATCACCACTTTTGGTGCCGCTTATCAGGCGGGCGGCGGGGAAGACGGGAGTTGATAAGGCGGGTTAA
- a CDS encoding tripartite tricarboxylate transporter substrate binding protein: MMKKRMAAAVMAAALAAAVLGGCGAKGYPSKNVTVICPYSAGGTTDLTIRGMLDAIPEKTLPSNVNMVVSNVAGGSGIVGTSQLLSKESDGYTIGVVNCDLILNNVLGNTDITYEDFTLLGCIMDDINILIVRADAPYQTFEEFVAYAKEHPGVAIGDSGAGTIPNLATKALNRHLGTEFKSVSYDSAAPSVIAVVSGEIPAAICATPAAMGQLQAGEIKAIAVTSTERSGYMPDVPAWNESFSELDGIEVPVWVFMAAKKDIPDEAKTFLSDAIAKAVISDKFAETRKNFYMEASDFDSEQEMLDFVKEQYELYKSLVED, translated from the coding sequence ATGATGAAAAAAAGAATGGCGGCAGCGGTTATGGCGGCGGCACTGGCGGCAGCGGTGCTCGGCGGATGTGGGGCAAAGGGGTACCCGTCCAAAAATGTTACGGTAATATGTCCGTATTCGGCAGGGGGAACAACGGATTTGACTATACGCGGAATGTTGGATGCAATTCCGGAAAAAACGCTCCCTTCCAACGTGAACATGGTGGTTTCCAACGTGGCCGGAGGCAGCGGGATCGTGGGGACGAGCCAGCTTTTATCAAAGGAATCCGACGGATACACAATCGGTGTGGTAAACTGCGACCTGATTTTAAACAATGTACTGGGAAATACGGATATTACCTATGAAGACTTTACACTTTTAGGCTGTATCATGGATGACATCAACATCCTGATTGTACGTGCGGATGCCCCTTACCAGACGTTTGAAGAATTTGTAGCTTACGCAAAGGAACATCCCGGCGTAGCGATTGGGGACAGCGGCGCGGGAACCATTCCAAACCTTGCGACAAAGGCGCTGAACCGGCATCTGGGAACGGAATTTAAGTCGGTCTCTTATGACAGCGCGGCTCCCAGTGTAATTGCGGTGGTGAGCGGGGAAATCCCGGCGGCTATCTGTGCGACACCGGCCGCCATGGGACAGCTCCAGGCCGGAGAGATCAAGGCCATTGCCGTGACGAGCACGGAGCGCAGCGGCTACATGCCCGATGTTCCCGCATGGAATGAAAGCTTTTCGGAGCTGGATGGAATCGAGGTACCGGTGTGGGTGTTTATGGCGGCCAAAAAGGATATCCCGGATGAGGCCAAAACCTTCCTGTCGGATGCCATTGCAAAGGCAGTCATATCCGACAAATTTGCCGAGACGAGAAAGAATTTCTATATGGAGGCCTCTGATTTTGACAGTGAGCAGGAGATGCTCGATTTCGTTAAGGAACAGTACGAGCTGTACAAATCTCTGGTGGAAGACTGA
- a CDS encoding tripartite tricarboxylate transporter TctB family protein produces MKKYNLIAAAVFALIGMGMIVTIRGFEYNGLSEIGAGFWPRVLGVLMILLSAAYAVETLCDKEEPVVIDFKSEGLRRVYGMCGILLGFAVLIKVLGFFCGAAFFIPSCMWVFGERSKKKVFVITAGVVLFVYVVFVALLQIGLPRGFLM; encoded by the coding sequence ATGAAAAAATATAACTTGATTGCCGCGGCTGTCTTTGCACTGATTGGCATGGGGATGATCGTGACTATCAGAGGATTTGAATATAACGGCCTGTCTGAAATTGGAGCCGGATTCTGGCCGCGGGTCCTGGGAGTACTGATGATACTGCTCTCGGCGGCATATGCGGTGGAAACGCTATGTGATAAAGAGGAACCGGTGGTTATTGATTTTAAATCGGAGGGGCTGCGGCGCGTCTACGGCATGTGCGGGATTCTGCTGGGCTTTGCAGTCCTTATTAAGGTCCTGGGATTTTTCTGCGGGGCTGCATTTTTTATTCCGTCGTGTATGTGGGTGTTTGGAGAGAGGAGTAAAAAGAAGGTTTTTGTAATCACGGCGGGGGTGGTCCTGTTTGTGTATGTGGTCTTTGTCGCGCTGCTGCAGATCGGGCTGCCGCGCGGTTTTCTGATGTAG
- a CDS encoding thiamine pyrophosphate-binding protein: MGEMLRGGELVVKVLEEFGARVVFGVPGGQTLFVTDPLMDTPIRFVHTRHENGAACAADGWGRMTGEPGICLATTGPGATNLITGIGGALRDSSPMIALIFQNRLPDAGKGDAQECDHELVFTGICKKYIPVRDVTSVQWAMREAYRVAKSGRPGPVVVDLYRDVIESQRAEYVPERPEQYCIKADSVANGETIRRAVDEMKAHKRICIWVGNGVKLAGASREVMELSRRLCAPVVCTYNGIGAIDSGFENFAGPRSRHGSRVARTAIEAADCVIVAGSSLTAISTNRWEISAKHVIQFDIIPESIGRHYPVEVGVPGDAARSIRKILDCLEEEGYHGDPAFLNEILAKKEAWTKEVYSGSITDTAATPVPPIALHMELEKVLREGGVFVVDAGNPGAWTHLTRFPKNTTYMKPVNYGNMGFALGAALGCKEACPEKEVIALLGDGSLGMTLGDLETIGREKLPIIILLVNDSAYGNIRQEELYKMGENRYTGVDFPDIDYLEVAKALGVDGCIVRKAEEIPDAFKAARESGKPYMVEVKLDGSYSVWPEAF; encoded by the coding sequence ATGGGAGAAATGTTGCGCGGAGGAGAACTGGTAGTTAAGGTTTTGGAAGAGTTCGGGGCAAGAGTGGTGTTCGGGGTGCCGGGAGGACAGACGCTGTTTGTGACCGATCCGCTTATGGACACGCCAATCCGCTTTGTACACACAAGACACGAAAATGGGGCGGCCTGCGCGGCCGACGGATGGGGAAGGATGACCGGGGAGCCGGGAATTTGCCTGGCCACCACGGGGCCGGGAGCCACAAACCTGATTACAGGAATCGGGGGAGCGCTCAGGGACTCCAGCCCGATGATAGCGCTGATATTCCAGAACCGTCTGCCGGATGCGGGCAAGGGAGATGCGCAGGAATGCGATCACGAACTGGTCTTTACCGGGATTTGCAAAAAATACATTCCGGTGCGTGACGTCACATCGGTCCAGTGGGCAATGCGTGAGGCATACAGGGTGGCAAAAAGCGGAAGACCGGGGCCGGTAGTAGTCGATCTGTACAGAGATGTAATTGAGAGCCAGAGGGCGGAGTACGTTCCCGAACGGCCGGAGCAGTATTGTATCAAAGCAGACTCGGTGGCAAACGGGGAGACAATTCGACGTGCGGTGGACGAGATGAAAGCGCATAAAAGGATATGCATCTGGGTAGGAAATGGTGTAAAACTTGCCGGCGCATCAAGGGAAGTCATGGAATTATCAAGGCGGCTCTGCGCCCCGGTGGTCTGCACCTATAACGGAATCGGTGCGATTGACAGTGGATTCGAAAACTTTGCAGGCCCCAGATCCAGGCATGGAAGCAGGGTGGCCAGGACGGCAATTGAAGCGGCGGACTGTGTAATTGTGGCAGGTTCCTCTTTGACCGCAATCAGCACAAACCGCTGGGAGATTTCTGCAAAACATGTGATCCAGTTTGACATTATACCGGAGAGCATCGGCAGGCATTATCCGGTGGAAGTCGGGGTGCCGGGAGACGCTGCACGCTCCATCAGAAAAATCCTGGATTGTCTGGAGGAAGAGGGATACCATGGGGATCCGGCTTTCCTGAATGAGATACTGGCCAAAAAGGAGGCGTGGACGAAAGAGGTATACAGCGGCAGTATCACGGATACCGCCGCGACACCCGTACCGCCCATCGCTCTTCACATGGAACTGGAGAAGGTTCTCCGTGAGGGCGGCGTGTTTGTCGTGGACGCCGGCAATCCGGGAGCCTGGACGCATCTGACCAGATTTCCCAAAAACACCACATACATGAAACCTGTCAATTACGGCAATATGGGATTTGCCCTGGGAGCCGCCCTTGGATGCAAGGAGGCGTGTCCGGAGAAAGAGGTGATTGCCCTCCTGGGTGACGGTTCCCTGGGAATGACACTGGGAGATTTAGAGACAATCGGAAGGGAAAAGCTGCCGATTATCATTCTTCTGGTCAACGATTCGGCATACGGAAATATCCGCCAGGAGGAGCTTTATAAAATGGGGGAGAACCGGTATACAGGGGTGGATTTCCCGGATATCGATTATCTGGAAGTGGCGAAAGCCCTTGGGGTGGATGGATGCATTGTCAGAAAGGCGGAGGAAATCCCAGATGCCTTTAAGGCGGCCAGGGAGTCAGGGAAACCTTACATGGTCGAGGTGAAACTGGACGGTTCCTACTCGGTGTGGCCGGAGGCATTTTAA